In Pseudorca crassidens isolate mPseCra1 chromosome 13, mPseCra1.hap1, whole genome shotgun sequence, the following proteins share a genomic window:
- the UNC93A gene encoding protein unc-93 homolog A isoform X1 has protein sequence MTARIPVFALCRRSKSSLYSEEGLGVAALSTLYGGMLLSSMFLPPILIKKLGCKWTIVIAMCCYVTFTLGNFYASWYTLIPTSILLGLGAAPLWSAQGTYLTTMGSTHAEKTGKLGKDVVSQYFGIFFLLYQSAGVFGNLTSSLVFGQTPTQGAIPEEQLLSCGASDCLMTTASTNSTNRPSQELIYTLLGIYTGSGFLAVLLIAVFLEPIKDAQQESEGEKQASPFWSTLLSTAKLYRDKRLCLLVLLPLYSGFQQAFLAGDYTRSYITCALGIQFVGYVMICFAAVNALCSVLYGKLAQYTGRTALFALGAVTHLSCIIALLLWKPHPRQLPLFFVFPGLWGAADAVWQTQNNALFGVLFEKNKEAAFASYRLWEALGFVIAFGYSMFLCVSVKLYVLLGVLSLAMAAYGTVEYLGSKKVARLHTEEQTKPAEEGVTQKCEATNPTVDEPRAYQRKMPQSL, from the exons ATGACAGCTCGCATTCCGGTGTTTGCACTTTGCCGACGCTCTAAG AGCAGCCTGTACAGCGAGGAGGGCCTGGGGGTGGCGGCGCTCAGCACACTCTATGGCGGGATGCTGCTGTCCTCCATGTTCCTGCCACCCATCCTCATTAAGAAGCTCGGCTGCAAGTGGACCATCGTCATCGCCATGTGCTGCTACGTGACCTTCACCCTGGGCAACTTCTACGCCAGCTG GTACACGCTGATCCCCACTTCCATCCTGCTGGGACTCGGAGCGGCCCCGCTGTGGTCCGCGCAGGGCACCTACCTCACCACCATGGGAAGCACGCACGCAGAGAAGACAGGAAAGCTTGGCAAAGACGTGGTCAGCCAGTATTTTGGCATCTTCTTCCTCTTATACCAGTCAGCTGGTGTGTTTGGCAACCTGACCTCGTCTCTGGTGTTCGGCCAGACGCCCACTCAAG GGGCCATCCCGGAGGAGCAGCTCCTGTCCTGCGGGGCCAGTGACTGCCTCATGACCACGGCGTCCACCAACAGCACCAACCGTCCCTCCCAGGAGCTGATCTACACCCTGCTGGGCATCTACACAG GGAGCGGCTTCCTGGCGGTCCTGCTCATCGCCGTGTTTCTGGAACCCATAAAAGACGCTCAGCAAGAAAGTGAGGGAGAGAAGCAAGCGTCACCGTTCTGGTCCACTTTGCTGTCGACGGCCAAGCTGTACAGAGACAAGCGCCTCTGCCTCCTGGTCCTGCTGCCGCTGTACAGCGGGTTCCAGCAAGCCTTCCTGGCCGGCGACTACACGCGG TCCTACATCACCTGCGCCCTGGGGATCCAGTTCGTGGGCTACGTGATGATCTGCTTCGCAGCCGTCAACGCACTGTGCTCCGTGCTGTATGGGAAGCTGGCCCAGTACACAGGCAGGACTGCTCTCTTCGCGCTAG GTGCCGTGACCCACCTGTCTTGCATCATCGCCCTCCTGCTGTGGAAGCCTCACCCCCGCCAGCTGCCTTTGTTCTTCGTATTTCCGGGCCTCTGGGGCGCGGCCGACGCCGTCTGGCAGACACAGAACAATG CTCTTTTCGGGGTCCTGTTTGAGAAGAACAAGGAGGCCGCCTTTGCCAGTTACCGCCTGTGGGAAGCCCTGGGCTTCGTCATCGCGTTCGGATACAGCATGTTCCTGTGTGTCAGCGTCAAACTCTACGTCCTCCTGGGCGTCCTGAGTCTGGCCATGGCGGCATATGGAACTGTCGAGTATCTGGGGTCCAAGAAGGTGGCCAGGCTGCACACCGAAGAGCAGACAAAACCAGCTGAGGAAGGAGTAACACAGAAATGTGAAGCAACAAACCCCACGGTGGATGAACCCAGAGCGTATCAGCGGAAGATGCCTCAGAGTTTATAG
- the UNC93A gene encoding protein unc-93 homolog A isoform X2 has translation MLLSSMFLPPILIKKLGCKWTIVIAMCCYVTFTLGNFYASWYTLIPTSILLGLGAAPLWSAQGTYLTTMGSTHAEKTGKLGKDVVSQYFGIFFLLYQSAGVFGNLTSSLVFGQTPTQGAIPEEQLLSCGASDCLMTTASTNSTNRPSQELIYTLLGIYTGSGFLAVLLIAVFLEPIKDAQQESEGEKQASPFWSTLLSTAKLYRDKRLCLLVLLPLYSGFQQAFLAGDYTRSYITCALGIQFVGYVMICFAAVNALCSVLYGKLAQYTGRTALFALGAVTHLSCIIALLLWKPHPRQLPLFFVFPGLWGAADAVWQTQNNALFGVLFEKNKEAAFASYRLWEALGFVIAFGYSMFLCVSVKLYVLLGVLSLAMAAYGTVEYLGSKKVARLHTEEQTKPAEEGVTQKCEATNPTVDEPRAYQRKMPQSL, from the exons ATGCTGCTGTCCTCCATGTTCCTGCCACCCATCCTCATTAAGAAGCTCGGCTGCAAGTGGACCATCGTCATCGCCATGTGCTGCTACGTGACCTTCACCCTGGGCAACTTCTACGCCAGCTG GTACACGCTGATCCCCACTTCCATCCTGCTGGGACTCGGAGCGGCCCCGCTGTGGTCCGCGCAGGGCACCTACCTCACCACCATGGGAAGCACGCACGCAGAGAAGACAGGAAAGCTTGGCAAAGACGTGGTCAGCCAGTATTTTGGCATCTTCTTCCTCTTATACCAGTCAGCTGGTGTGTTTGGCAACCTGACCTCGTCTCTGGTGTTCGGCCAGACGCCCACTCAAG GGGCCATCCCGGAGGAGCAGCTCCTGTCCTGCGGGGCCAGTGACTGCCTCATGACCACGGCGTCCACCAACAGCACCAACCGTCCCTCCCAGGAGCTGATCTACACCCTGCTGGGCATCTACACAG GGAGCGGCTTCCTGGCGGTCCTGCTCATCGCCGTGTTTCTGGAACCCATAAAAGACGCTCAGCAAGAAAGTGAGGGAGAGAAGCAAGCGTCACCGTTCTGGTCCACTTTGCTGTCGACGGCCAAGCTGTACAGAGACAAGCGCCTCTGCCTCCTGGTCCTGCTGCCGCTGTACAGCGGGTTCCAGCAAGCCTTCCTGGCCGGCGACTACACGCGG TCCTACATCACCTGCGCCCTGGGGATCCAGTTCGTGGGCTACGTGATGATCTGCTTCGCAGCCGTCAACGCACTGTGCTCCGTGCTGTATGGGAAGCTGGCCCAGTACACAGGCAGGACTGCTCTCTTCGCGCTAG GTGCCGTGACCCACCTGTCTTGCATCATCGCCCTCCTGCTGTGGAAGCCTCACCCCCGCCAGCTGCCTTTGTTCTTCGTATTTCCGGGCCTCTGGGGCGCGGCCGACGCCGTCTGGCAGACACAGAACAATG CTCTTTTCGGGGTCCTGTTTGAGAAGAACAAGGAGGCCGCCTTTGCCAGTTACCGCCTGTGGGAAGCCCTGGGCTTCGTCATCGCGTTCGGATACAGCATGTTCCTGTGTGTCAGCGTCAAACTCTACGTCCTCCTGGGCGTCCTGAGTCTGGCCATGGCGGCATATGGAACTGTCGAGTATCTGGGGTCCAAGAAGGTGGCCAGGCTGCACACCGAAGAGCAGACAAAACCAGCTGAGGAAGGAGTAACACAGAAATGTGAAGCAACAAACCCCACGGTGGATGAACCCAGAGCGTATCAGCGGAAGATGCCTCAGAGTTTATAG